In a genomic window of candidate division WOR-3 bacterium:
- a CDS encoding HIT domain-containing protein translates to MENLWAPWRSDYISNVDNTVECIFCRAAEEKDPLKVFRLQKTLKSIIILNLYPYNSGHAMVAPLNHEGSFENLSIEEISDINLCLQKLITIMKKKLNPDGFNIGANIGRVAGAGIPGHFHMHIVPRWSGDTNFMPVFGKTKIVSISPEEIWHKLADDFQ, encoded by the coding sequence ATGGAAAATCTTTGGGCACCCTGGAGGAGTGATTACATTTCCAATGTCGATAACACAGTGGAATGTATTTTCTGCAGGGCTGCAGAAGAAAAAGACCCTCTCAAAGTTTTTCGCCTTCAGAAAACTTTGAAATCAATTATAATTTTAAATTTGTACCCGTACAATTCAGGTCATGCGATGGTGGCACCTTTAAACCACGAAGGTTCTTTCGAGAACCTATCAATCGAAGAGATATCAGACATCAATCTTTGCCTGCAAAAACTCATCACGATCATGAAAAAGAAATTAAATCCTGACGGATTCAATATCGGCGCAAACATTGGAAGGGTCGCCGGAGCTGGAATCCCGGGACATTTTCATATGCACATTGTTCCAAGGTGGAGCGGAGACACGAATTTTATGCCCGTGTTCGGAAAAACAAAAATTGTCTCTATTTCGCCTGAAGAAATCTGGCACAAACTCGCTGACGACTTTCAATGA